In one Sphingobacterium daejeonense genomic region, the following are encoded:
- the rfbD gene encoding dTDP-4-dehydrorhamnose reductase: MKKQKVLVTGSSGQLGSELKDIWYSDYRFELYFLERKDLDLTNPDLIQGILNHYQPDYIIHSAAYTAVDLAEQEPDIANVVNHLATSEIAKYAGKNSVKLIYISTDYVFPGNKDEALSEDLPTDPINIYGASKLKGELAVQEFCNDAIIIRTAWVYSTFGKNFVKTMLNLMNSGDEINVVSDQIGSPTYAYDLAILIKYIIENGKWVAGIYHYSNEGRISWYDFAKEIRDQSDLDCKVNPIPSASYPTPAKRPHYSLLSKEKVKHTFKVDVPEWKESLNKMLDKLKANQ, from the coding sequence TTGAAAAAGCAAAAAGTATTGGTTACTGGAAGTTCAGGCCAATTGGGTTCTGAGCTAAAAGATATTTGGTATTCTGACTATCGCTTTGAATTGTATTTTCTGGAGCGAAAAGATCTAGATCTAACCAATCCTGACCTAATTCAAGGAATCCTTAATCATTATCAACCGGATTATATCATCCATTCAGCGGCCTATACTGCTGTTGATTTGGCGGAACAGGAGCCTGATATTGCCAATGTTGTCAATCATCTTGCTACATCGGAAATCGCCAAATATGCTGGTAAAAATTCTGTCAAGTTGATCTATATCTCAACGGATTATGTTTTTCCGGGAAATAAAGACGAAGCTTTAAGTGAGGATCTACCGACGGACCCAATTAATATCTATGGAGCTTCCAAATTAAAGGGTGAATTGGCTGTACAAGAGTTTTGCAATGATGCCATAATTATCAGAACAGCTTGGGTATATTCTACATTTGGGAAAAACTTTGTCAAGACCATGCTCAACTTGATGAACAGCGGGGATGAAATCAATGTTGTTTCAGATCAAATCGGTAGCCCTACTTATGCATATGACCTGGCTATTCTGATAAAGTATATCATAGAAAATGGAAAATGGGTTGCTGGAATTTATCATTATTCCAATGAAGGTAGAATCAGCTGGTATGATTTTGCAAAAGAAATCAGAGATCAATCTGATCTAGACTGTAAGGTGAACCCAATTCCAAGTGCTAGTTACCCTACACCAGCAAAGCGCCCACATTATTCATTGTTGAGCAAGGAGAAAGTAAAACATACCTTTAAAGTTGATGTTCCGGAATGGAAAGAAAGCTTGAATAAGATGCTTGATAAGTTGAAAGCTAACCAATAA
- the rfbA gene encoding glucose-1-phosphate thymidylyltransferase RfbA codes for MKGIILAGGSGTRLHPLTQVVSKQLLPVYDKPMIYYPLSVLMLSGIQEVLIISTPVDLPNFKRLFGDGSQLGISISYAEQLSPEGLAQAFIIGEEFIGSDDVCLILGDNIFYGAGLQQQLLDAKKKVEENKQAVVFGYYVDDPERYGVAAFDESGRVTDIEEKPKEPKSNYAIVGLYFYPNTVVEIAKNVKPSDRGELEITTVNQEYLNQDNLQLQLLGRGFAWLDTGTHESLSEATEFIKTIEKRTSLKVACLEEIALSKGYIEKEDLYNRVKDLKGVYFDYLKKISG; via the coding sequence ATGAAAGGAATAATTTTAGCAGGTGGTTCAGGGACAAGGTTGCACCCATTGACACAGGTTGTTTCTAAGCAATTGTTGCCGGTATATGATAAACCCATGATTTATTACCCCTTATCGGTATTAATGTTGTCAGGAATCCAAGAGGTTCTCATTATTTCTACACCTGTTGATTTACCTAATTTCAAACGTTTATTTGGAGATGGCAGTCAGTTGGGAATTTCGATTTCCTATGCTGAGCAACTCTCGCCTGAAGGACTCGCACAAGCTTTTATTATAGGGGAAGAATTTATTGGCAGCGATGATGTCTGCTTGATATTGGGGGACAATATATTCTATGGAGCAGGCCTTCAGCAACAATTATTGGATGCCAAGAAAAAGGTCGAAGAGAATAAACAGGCTGTAGTTTTTGGTTATTATGTCGATGATCCAGAAAGATATGGAGTTGCTGCATTTGATGAATCCGGACGTGTCACTGATATTGAGGAAAAGCCAAAAGAACCAAAATCGAATTACGCGATTGTGGGTTTGTACTTTTACCCGAACACCGTTGTAGAAATTGCTAAGAATGTAAAGCCCTCTGACCGGGGTGAATTAGAAATCACCACCGTAAATCAAGAATATCTTAATCAAGATAACCTTCAGCTTCAGCTATTAGGCCGTGGCTTTGCTTGGTTGGATACGGGAACTCATGAATCATTATCTGAAGCTACGGAATTTATAAAAACAATCGAGAAAAGAACCTCCCTAAAAGTAGCTTGCCTAGAAGAAATTGCACTATCCAAAGGATATATTGAAAAAGAAGATTTATATAACAGAGTCAAGGACTTAAAAGGAGTATATTTTGATTATCTGAAAAAGATAAGTGGATGA
- the rfbB gene encoding dTDP-glucose 4,6-dehydratase yields the protein MNKTILITGGAGFIGSHVVRHFVLKYPDYKIINLDALTYAGNLENLVDIEGHLNYAFVKADIRDEGALEDVFTQFQPDSVIHLAAESHVDRSITDPMAFVNTNVIGTVNLLNTAKKLWNSDFGGKRFHHISTDEVFGALGDSGFFTEDTSYDPHSPYSASKAASDHFVRAYHDTYGLPVVITNCSNNYGPNHFPEKLIPLCILNIINNRPLPIYGDGKYTRDWLFVIDHARAIDTVFHQGKNGDSYNIGGFNEWKNIDLVKELCKQMDDKLGRQAGTSEKLIQFVMDRPGHDLRYAIDATKIKNELGWEPSVTFEEGLSKTIDWFLQNQEWLEQVSSGEYQRYYESRYQM from the coding sequence ATGAATAAGACAATTCTAATTACAGGAGGAGCAGGATTTATTGGATCTCATGTTGTAAGGCATTTTGTGCTAAAATATCCGGATTATAAGATTATTAATTTGGATGCACTGACCTATGCTGGTAACCTTGAGAATCTTGTAGATATTGAAGGACATCTCAATTATGCATTTGTAAAAGCTGATATTCGCGATGAAGGCGCATTGGAAGATGTTTTTACACAGTTTCAACCCGACTCCGTAATTCATCTTGCTGCAGAATCGCATGTGGACAGATCCATTACCGACCCTATGGCATTTGTAAACACAAATGTAATTGGAACTGTCAATCTATTGAATACTGCAAAGAAACTTTGGAACAGCGATTTCGGAGGGAAGAGATTTCACCATATTTCCACAGATGAAGTATTCGGAGCATTGGGCGACAGTGGGTTTTTTACGGAAGATACCAGTTATGATCCTCATTCGCCTTATTCCGCTTCAAAAGCTGCTTCAGATCATTTTGTGCGTGCCTACCATGATACCTATGGTCTGCCCGTTGTGATTACAAACTGTTCGAATAACTACGGCCCCAATCATTTTCCTGAAAAACTTATTCCTCTCTGTATACTCAATATAATCAACAATAGACCCTTGCCAATTTATGGCGACGGGAAATATACACGTGACTGGTTATTTGTAATTGACCATGCGAGAGCTATAGACACAGTTTTCCATCAAGGGAAAAACGGTGATTCCTACAATATTGGTGGGTTCAATGAATGGAAAAACATTGATTTGGTAAAGGAACTGTGCAAGCAAATGGATGATAAACTAGGTCGCCAGGCCGGAACATCTGAAAAATTGATACAATTTGTAATGGACCGCCCAGGACATGACCTGAGATATGCAATCGATGCTACAAAAATAAAGAATGAACTAGGGTGGGAGCCAAGTGTTACTTTTGAGGAAGGTCTGTCGAAAACCATTGATTGGTTCTTGCAAAATCAAGAATGGCTGGAACAGGTGAGTTCGGGAGAGTATCAGAGGTATTATGAGAGTAGATATCAGATGTGA
- a CDS encoding mannose-1-phosphate guanylyltransferase, with protein sequence MGKIINVILSGGVGSRLWPLSRKSKPKQYLPIFEGKTLFELTIARNQEIASKVILVGSTQNKTIAEPYLKPVSYDIIAEAAPRNTAAAIAFAAFHADPDDILIVTPSDHLIEGMKNYREAINQGIMYAQEGFIATFGIVPTRPETGYGYIEHEGNTVLSFREKPNEDTARDFLKKGNFLWNSGIFCFKAGVYLEELMRFEPKLYNAAEVAFEYAEDLVLDEEHSKLIPSKSIDYAVMERSDLIKVVQARFEWSDMGAFDSLFEYFKGKGHPVDENGNIVVGTNKHTVFVGLTNCMLVSTDDAVLVLDRNRAQDVKAVYEQLEKDNSGLI encoded by the coding sequence ATGGGAAAAATAATTAATGTAATACTTTCTGGGGGGGTGGGTTCTCGCTTATGGCCCCTTTCACGCAAATCCAAGCCAAAGCAATACCTTCCAATCTTCGAGGGAAAAACTCTTTTTGAGCTAACCATTGCCAGAAACCAAGAGATAGCATCCAAAGTGATCCTAGTGGGCTCGACCCAGAACAAGACTATCGCAGAGCCATATTTAAAGCCCGTGAGCTATGATATTATCGCTGAGGCTGCACCGCGCAACACGGCAGCAGCAATTGCATTTGCGGCATTTCATGCCGATCCGGACGATATTCTGATCGTAACTCCTTCAGATCACCTGATCGAAGGCATGAAAAACTACAGGGAAGCCATCAACCAGGGCATCATGTACGCGCAAGAGGGATTCATTGCGACTTTCGGTATCGTACCGACCAGGCCGGAGACGGGTTACGGATATATCGAGCACGAAGGAAATACCGTACTTTCATTTCGTGAGAAACCCAATGAGGACACCGCACGGGACTTCCTGAAGAAAGGAAACTTTCTGTGGAATTCCGGGATCTTCTGCTTCAAGGCAGGTGTTTACCTGGAAGAATTGATGCGGTTCGAACCCAAGCTGTACAATGCAGCGGAAGTAGCATTTGAATACGCTGAGGACCTGGTATTGGATGAAGAACATTCTAAGCTGATCCCTTCCAAGAGCATTGACTATGCGGTCATGGAAAGAAGTGACTTGATAAAAGTGGTTCAGGCGAGATTCGAATGGTCAGATATGGGGGCATTTGACTCGTTGTTCGAATATTTTAAGGGCAAGGGACATCCTGTAGATGAAAATGGCAATATTGTTGTAGGTACTAACAAGCATACTGTATTTGTAGGCTTAACTAACTGTATGTTAGTGAGTACGGATGATGCGGTATTGGTTTTGGATAGGAACAGAGCACAGGATGTTAAGGCCGTTTACGAACAACTTGAGAAAGATAATTCGGGGCTGATTTAA
- a CDS encoding tyrosine-protein phosphatase: protein MGFWSNLFGGNKKAEPSYKNRLNWVGWDIHNHILPGIDDGSPDVEESIKLINGLKELGIHNSVSTPHVMAGVHNNTPETIKVAHGKLNDYLKSNAIDFKLNYSAEYMIDDQIDQWIETDKLCLIDDKYMLIEMSYLSESKALFNIIKDIQDRGYQPILAHPERYNYYHNNFKIFEEIKSAGCYLQLNLLSISKYYGENVKTCALTLIRAGMYDFVGTDMHHTRHLEALKAVVSKYDVQELLKGCPIKNSKLIESKSEKKTA from the coding sequence ATGGGATTTTGGAGTAATTTATTTGGGGGCAACAAGAAGGCAGAACCTTCGTACAAAAATCGACTGAATTGGGTCGGATGGGATATACACAATCATATCCTTCCAGGAATCGATGACGGTAGCCCTGACGTGGAGGAATCCATTAAATTGATCAATGGCCTTAAGGAACTGGGCATTCACAACAGTGTTTCTACGCCCCATGTTATGGCCGGTGTACACAACAATACGCCTGAAACTATCAAGGTGGCTCATGGCAAACTGAACGATTACCTCAAGTCAAATGCCATCGACTTCAAGCTCAACTACAGTGCTGAGTATATGATCGATGACCAGATCGACCAATGGATAGAAACCGACAAGTTATGCTTGATCGACGATAAATATATGTTGATCGAGATGTCATACCTTTCGGAGTCGAAAGCTCTTTTCAATATTATTAAAGACATCCAAGACCGCGGGTACCAACCCATCCTAGCCCACCCAGAACGATACAATTACTACCATAACAACTTCAAGATTTTCGAAGAAATAAAAAGTGCCGGCTGTTACCTGCAGTTGAACCTGTTGTCCATCAGCAAGTACTATGGCGAGAATGTTAAAACATGCGCTTTGACATTGATCCGTGCTGGAATGTACGATTTTGTAGGCACTGATATGCACCATACAAGACACCTAGAAGCCCTAAAAGCCGTGGTTTCAAAATATGATGTCCAAGAATTATTGAAAGGATGCCCTATCAAAAACTCCAAATTGATAGAATCAAAAAGCGAAAAAAAAACGGCATAA
- a CDS encoding GNAT family N-acetyltransferase has translation MRHVKRLFVEPSCQVKGYVRLLMEKLEGIAVRNKHSFIELHSSLFAKRFYEGLSYLTFKIDSIPV, from the coding sequence TTGCGGCATGTCAAGCGATTGTTTGTAGAACCGTCCTGCCAGGTCAAGGGATACGTCAGATTGCTCATGGAAAAACTGGAAGGTATCGCCGTTCGAAATAAACACTCTTTCATTGAACTACATTCCTCACTTTTTGCAAAACGTTTTTACGAGGGCCTAAGTTATCTTACCTTTAAGATTGATAGCATTCCTGTATAG
- a CDS encoding replication-associated recombination protein A — MGAVERGTVTLIGATTENPSFEVISALLSRCQVYVLKELSKDELVEIVDQALTQDEYLKEENVQVKEYEALLQLSGGDARKLLNILELVTQAASHGKHEITNEFVAKHVQQNRIRYDKSGEHHYDIISAFIKSIRGSDPNAAVYWLARMIEGGEDPKFIARRLLILASEDVGNANPNALLLANNCFQAVNVIGWPESRIILSQTVVYLACSAKSNASYEAINKAQAMVKRTGNLSVPLHLRNAPTKLMKELDYGTEYMYAHVYAGNFVEQEYMPSELASEKLYEPGKNPAEDKLRISLRERWKGKYGY, encoded by the coding sequence TTGGGTGCGGTTGAAAGAGGGACCGTGACTTTGATCGGTGCTACTACGGAAAACCCTTCCTTTGAGGTTATATCCGCTCTGCTCTCCCGCTGTCAGGTGTATGTTCTGAAAGAACTGAGCAAGGATGAGCTGGTAGAGATTGTGGACCAGGCCTTGACGCAGGATGAATACTTGAAGGAAGAGAACGTTCAGGTCAAGGAATATGAAGCCCTGCTTCAGCTCTCGGGAGGAGATGCCCGGAAGCTGCTTAACATCTTGGAACTGGTAACTCAGGCCGCCTCACACGGCAAACACGAGATCACTAATGAGTTTGTAGCCAAACATGTGCAGCAGAACCGCATTCGATATGACAAATCAGGCGAGCATCATTATGATATCATCTCAGCATTTATCAAGTCCATTCGTGGTTCTGACCCTAATGCTGCGGTCTATTGGCTGGCAAGGATGATCGAGGGAGGAGAGGATCCAAAATTTATTGCTCGGAGGCTGTTGATCCTCGCTTCGGAGGATGTTGGGAATGCAAATCCCAACGCACTTCTGTTGGCGAACAATTGCTTTCAGGCAGTCAATGTCATAGGTTGGCCGGAGTCGCGCATAATTTTGTCGCAAACAGTTGTCTATCTGGCTTGTTCAGCTAAGAGCAACGCCTCATACGAGGCGATCAACAAAGCTCAGGCCATGGTGAAGAGGACCGGCAACCTTTCGGTTCCGTTACATTTGCGGAATGCGCCGACAAAATTAATGAAGGAACTGGACTATGGCACGGAATATATGTATGCCCATGTTTATGCAGGGAACTTCGTTGAACAGGAGTATATGCCCTCAGAACTGGCCTCTGAGAAGTTATATGAGCCGGGCAAGAACCCGGCGGAAGACAAGCTTAGGATTTCCCTGCGAGAAAGGTGGAAAGGTAAGTATGGTTATTGA
- the rfbC gene encoding dTDP-4-dehydrorhamnose 3,5-epimerase, translated as MNAIETGLKDCFILEPRVFGDSRGYFFESYNKSVFKKAIGLDVDFVQDNQSFSTKAVLRGLHAQAGEFAQAKLVRVLQGEVLDVAVDARPDSNTFGKHVAVLLSAENKRQLFVPRGFLHGFIVLSETAEFSYKCDNLYNKDAEWGVIYNDSQLNIDWSLPTDNLLVSDKDRLLPSFEDAIAQLKLKTN; from the coding sequence ATGAATGCAATAGAAACTGGTCTTAAGGACTGTTTCATTTTAGAGCCTCGAGTATTTGGTGATAGCAGAGGCTATTTTTTTGAGAGTTACAATAAGTCTGTTTTTAAGAAAGCTATTGGTTTGGACGTGGATTTTGTTCAGGATAACCAAAGTTTCTCGACCAAAGCTGTATTGCGTGGTCTGCATGCACAGGCTGGTGAATTTGCACAGGCTAAGTTGGTGCGAGTATTACAAGGTGAGGTGCTGGATGTTGCTGTTGATGCTAGACCGGACTCAAACACATTTGGTAAGCATGTTGCAGTCCTGTTAAGCGCTGAAAACAAACGACAACTTTTTGTGCCAAGAGGATTTTTGCACGGTTTTATTGTATTATCCGAAACTGCTGAGTTTTCTTATAAATGCGATAACCTTTACAATAAAGACGCGGAATGGGGTGTGATCTACAACGACAGTCAACTGAATATTGACTGGTCATTGCCAACTGACAACCTCTTGGTATCTGACAAAGACAGGTTATTGCCGTCCTTTGAGGATGCTATTGCTCAATTAAAGCTAAAGACTAACTAA
- a CDS encoding exonuclease domain-containing protein produces the protein MSKTFTAIDFELATAKYSSVCAVGIVEVVDGDIVNEFYSLVQPPQNRYMWQTSRVHGIKPKHTVSAPTFIELFPSIRDILVCKHMVAHDELLDRSVLKETMEFYDLCYEDLGLDTIWDCTSRIYRSLGFERTKLSICCELMGVELKHHDALSDARATAELYLRVDDAIEMKKLG, from the coding sequence ATGTCGAAAACATTTACCGCTATAGACTTTGAATTAGCTACTGCGAAATACAGCAGCGTTTGCGCTGTCGGGATTGTCGAGGTTGTTGATGGGGACATTGTCAATGAATTTTACAGTCTGGTGCAACCGCCCCAGAACAGATACATGTGGCAAACTTCACGTGTCCATGGCATCAAGCCGAAACATACGGTTTCGGCACCGACATTTATTGAGTTGTTTCCAAGCATCAGGGACATTTTGGTTTGCAAGCATATGGTGGCCCACGATGAACTTCTGGACCGTTCGGTCCTGAAGGAAACCATGGAATTCTACGACCTTTGCTACGAGGATCTTGGCCTTGACACAATTTGGGACTGTACGAGCAGGATTTACAGGTCACTGGGGTTTGAGCGTACTAAATTGAGTATCTGCTGTGAGCTGATGGGCGTTGAGCTGAAGCACCACGATGCACTTTCAGACGCTAGGGCGACAGCAGAGCTGTACCTAAGAGTTGATGATGCCATTGAAATGAAAAAACTAGGATAA